From the Agromyces laixinhei genome, the window TGCTCGGCAAGGAGCGCGTCGACCTGTACGGCGCGGTGCAGGAGTTCCGCGTCGCCGAGACCGATGACCGCCGCTTCGTCGGCGCCGGCGCCCTGCACGTGATGTGGGAAGACCTCGGCGAGGTGCGCACACTCGCCGTCGACGACGAATGGCTCGGCCACGGCGTCGGCCACGCCCTGCTCTCGGCGCTCGAGGGGGAGGCCCGCGAGCTCGGCCTGAAACGGCTCTTCTGCCTGACGTTCGAGACCGAATTCTTCGGCCGTCGAGGCTTCGTCGACATGGGAGCCGAGACCGTGGACCCCGCCGTCTACGCCGAACTCGTGCGCTCGAACGACGAAGGCATCGCCGAGTTCCTCGACCTCGCACGCGTGAAGCAGAACACCCTCGGCAACACGCGCATGCTGAAGCTTCTCTGACACCTGACACGGCACGCCGAGCGGATGCCGCGTGCAGCGGTGGCCCGGTCGTACCCTGTGAGCATGTCGACGAACACACCGGCCGGGCGGCAGTCACCGCAGGTGTATCGTCGGCGGCGCATCGTCGTGCTCATCGGGCTCGTCGCGGTGATCATCGCGATCGTGCTCGTCATCGTGCGCCCCGGCGCGAGCCAGGGTGAGGAGCCCGGCCCGAGCGTCGCACCGAGTGTCGAATCGTCGGCGCCGCCCGAGACCGCCATCCCGACGGAGCCGACCGCGGCCGACGGCGATCCGTGCGCCCCCGAGAAGGTCTTGGTCGAGGCTGTCACCGACAAGTCCTCCTACGAGCCAGGGGAGCAGCCCCAGCTCTCGGTCACGATCACCAACACCGGCAAGAACGTGTGCGTGCTGAACGCCGGCACGGCGGCCCAGGTCTTCACGATCACGAGCGGATCGGAGCAGTACTGGATCTCGACCGACTGCCAGGTCGACGCCATCGACGCCGAGGTGTCGCTGACGCCCGGCGCGCCGGTCAGTTCGAGCGTGCCGCTCATCTGGGATCGAACGCGCTCGACGCCCGAGACCTGCACCGGCGCCCGTGAGACGGTGCCTGCCGGCGGCGCGTCGTACCATCTCGCGGTGAGCGTCGACGGTTTCGCATCCGTCGAGCAGAAGCAGTTCCTGCTCTACTGAGCTCACTCCGGCCTGCGCGGTGATGTTGCGCCGGCGCCGTGGGGTCGACAAGAATGCCGTCGTCTTCGTCGACACCTCGGACCCTCACGGTCCGGCACACACAGCTTAGGTTGCTTTCGGCGGAACGTCACATCCGATTTCGGCCCACATTGAGTTACATCCGCGCCTGCCCGTGCACGGGCACTGGATCGCTCCGGTACACGGAGCGGGCCACGCCTCGGAGGGTGCACGCGGCATCCGTTCGAAGGGGTGCGCACATGAACGGGAACGCAACAGTCGATGCCCTGATCGCGACGCTCGACTACGGTGACGGCGCGGTCGACCAGACGGTGTTCATTTTCGAACTGCGTGATGGCAAGATCGCGAAGGAGACCGCGTACTGGAGTGAACCGTTCGCCGCCCCTGACTGGCGTGCGACATGGGTCGAGCAGATGTGACGGATGCCGCGCGGTCACAGCCCGGTGATCAGTCGTCGGGCAACCACGCGCGCTCGTAGTCGTCGCCCAATTCCTTTACGGCGGCTTCCTCGAGGAGGGTGCCCGTCCACGATCGCCAGCGCTCGGGCGTGACCACAAGGCAGACATCGTCGATCGGGCCCCATGCGCGCTCGATGCCGGCGAGTGCACCCGGCACCATGTACTTCTCACGCACGCAGGCGATCGCCTGTTTCGCCTCAGCCCCCTCGAGCAGGCGCCCCTCGCCCTCCGCTGAAACCATCAGATTGCGTCCCGTCGACGCCACGCCCTGCACGAGTACGGTGGCGCGCCCGCGTGATGCGACGTTCTGTGCCTTACGGGTGACCGACGACGTCTCGATGAGGAACCGACCGTCGTCGTACAGAAAGATCACGTAGGCGAGATGCACGGAGCCGTCGGCGTTCAGCGTGCCGACCGCCGCGTTGAGGCGTTGACCGAGCACTTCGTCGATCTCAGTCTGCTCCGGGTGATGAGTGTAGATCCGTCGTGCGTCCGACATGGCCACTCCGTCCGCGTTCGTCGCCAGACTACGCCGCGCGCCGGGCCATTGACACCGGGCCATCCATTTGGGACGCTGACACCGACCCGTGACGAAGCGCAGCCGAAAGGCGGTCGACATGTCAGTGTCTGCACGAGCGGCCGAGGCGAAGGCCTCGGTCGAGATGGTGACCTCGTTCTTTGAGAGCATGGGTGACGTTGCGAGCGATCCCGAGGCCCTCGACTTCACCTTCGGGAATCCGCACGAGATGCCGTTGCCGGGCCTCACGAGCGCCATGAGCGCCCAGCTCGAACCCCGATCCGTCGATTGGTTCGCGTACAAGTCCAGCCAGCGGCTCGCCCAGGAGGCGGTGTCCGCGGGCCTTCGCGCCGAACTCGGAATGGACTTCGAACCCGACGACATCGCGATGACGCAAGGGGCGTTCGGCGCGATCTCCCTCGCGCTGGCGATGCTGGCCGATGCCGGTGACGAGGTGGTGATCCCCGTGCCCGGATGGTTCTGCTACCCGCCGATGCTGCACGCCGCGAACCTTGCGCCGGTCGGTGCCGCGCTCGATCCGGTCACCTTCGATCTCGACATCGACGCCATCGCGTGGGCGATCACCCCGCGTACACGCCTGGTGATCGTGAACTCGCCGGCGAACCCGACGGGGCGGGTGTACCCGAGGGAGGCATGGGACGCACTCGCGGCGGTGCTCGAGGAGGCATCCCGCACGCACGGCCGGCGCATCTGGCTCGTCTCCGACGAGCCGTATCGGCGCATCCGCTTCGACGGGATCGACTTCGCGAGCCCGGCCGCCTCCTACCCGTGGAGCGTGATCGTCTACAGCTACGGCAAGGTCCTCCTCGCCCCGGGGCAGCGGCTCGGCTACCTCGCGCTCTCGCCGCTGCTCCCGAGCGAGGAGCGTGCTGAGCTCAGGTCCGCGTGCATGCCCGTGCAGCTCGCGATCGGCTGGGGCTTTCCCAACGCTCTCATGCAGTACTCGGCTCCGGCGCTCGAGTCCGTCTCGATCGACATCGCGGAGCTGACCCGCAAGCGGGATCGCATGCACGACGCGCTCACCCGGGCCGGGTACGCGCTCACCCGGCCCGAGGGAACCTTCTACCTCTGGGGCAGGGCGCCCGGCGGCGACGGGGCGGCGTTCTGCCGCGAGCTCGCCGCGCACGGCGTGTACCTCATGCCGGGCACGATGTTCGACCAGCCCGCGCACTTCCGCATCTCGCTGACCGCGACGATGGAGATGATCGAGCGGGCCCTTCCGACGCTGGTCGCCGCGCCGGAAGGGAGCTGACGGCGGAATTCGCTCGGTACCCTTGAGGCATGGCAGGAAAGGCACGACGGAAGCAGGCAGCCGAGCCCATGGAGTTCCGTTCGCAGGCGCTCGCCGAAGCGCTCGAGCGGCAAGATGTCGCAGCGGTCGCTCTGGCACTGCGCCACGGCAACACGGTGGTGCCGCTCGTGAAGCCGGGGCCGCGCGACAAGCCGCTCGATGGCGGCGAGGTGTGGACCTACCGCGACGCGAAGACCGGCGAGATCGCCCTGTTGCTCTTCAGCGACGCGGTGAACAAGCCCGAGAACCTGCCGCCCGCGGTGGGGCTGCAGAGCCCGGCGTGGCTGCGCACGTTCCTGAAGCGCTACGAATCGACGATCACGACGGTGTTCCTCGACATCGCGGGTCCGCATCCGATGCAGGCATCGCCCGCTGAGCTGCTGCGCGCGCTCGAGGCGTAGCGCGCGCTCGCGGTCAGAAGGCGGCGTCGAGTTCTCGTTCGCGCGCATCGGTCGAGGCCAGCATGGCGCGCTCGACGGCGGCGTGGACGCTGCCGGACTCGACGTCGAGGATGGCCGTGTAACCGAGCCGCCCGGCCTCGGCCGCGCGCTGTCTCGCCGCCGAGACGGGGCGAACCTCGCCGGCGAGGCTGATCTCGCCGAACGCGGCGAGCTCGTGGGGCACCGCGCGGTCGCGCATGGCCGAGGCGATGGCCACGGCGATCGCGAGGTCGGCGCCGGGCTCGGCGAGCCGAACCCCGCCGACGGTGGAGACGTAGACGTCGTGATCGCCGAGGGTCTTGAACCCGGCACGGCGTTCGAGCACGGCGATGATCATGGCGACGCGTGAGGGGTCGACCCCGTTGACGACGCGCCTCGGTTGCGGGGCCTTCGTGGAGACCACGAGCGCCTGCACCTCGACCGGCAGCGCTCGCCGACCCTCGAGGGCGACGGTGACGCAGGTGCCGCTCACCGCACTACGACCGCTCGAGAGGAAGAGGCCTGACGGGTCTGGAACCTCGGCGATGCCCTCGCCGGTCATCTCGAAGCAGCCGACCTCGTCGGTCGGACCGAACCGGTTCTTGAGGGCGCGCACGAATCGCAGCGCGTTCTGGCGGTCGCCCTCGAACTGGCACACGACGTCGACGAGGTGCTCGAGCAGGCGGGGGCCGGCGATCGAACCGTCTTTCGTGACGTGGCCCACGAGCAGCACGGGAAGCTGCCGCTCCTTCGCGACGCGGATGAGGGTGGAGGCGACTTCGCGAACCTGACTCGGTTGCCCGGGCAGCCCGTCGGAGAGCGATGAGGAGACGGTCTGCACCGAGTCGACGATGAGGAGCGCGGGGGAGACGGCGTCGACCTGGCCGAGGATCGTCGCGAGGTCGGTCTCTGCGGCGAGGTAGAGCTCGTCGTGCAGGGCGCCGGTGCGCCCGGCGCGGAGCCGCACCTGCGCCACCGACTCTTCGGCCGTGACGTAGAGCACGCGGCGGCCGGCGGCGGCGACGCGTGCTGCCACCTCGAGCAGGAGCGTGGACTTGCCGACGCCCGGCTCGCCCGAGAGCAGGATCGCGGCGCCCGCGACGATGCCGCCGCCGAGCACCCGGTCGAACTCGCCGATGCCGCTCGGGCGGTGCGCGGCGTCTTCGGTCTGCACCTCGACGATCGATCGCGCGGTGCGCGCCTCGCCGAGTTGCACGGCCTGCACGGCGCGCACGATGCCCGTGGCCTCTGCCACGTCGACGACCGTGCCCCACTGCTGGCACTCGCTGCAGCGGCCCACCCACTTGACGGTGCTCCACCCGCACTCGGTGCAGCGGAACGTGGAGGTGGATCGGGCCATGTCCTGAGACTAGCTGCGGCCGGAGACATCACCGTCGCCGACATCCCGCCGACGTCCCGCCGACGTCCCGCCGACGTCCCGCCGACGTCCCGCCGACATTCCGCCGGCATCCGGCCGCCCGCCCGCTGTGCCGAATGGGAGATCGCCCGTGGCCGCGCGGCGACGACGGGCGTACCCTGAGCGCATGCGGGCCGACGTCGACGTCCTCGTGATCGGAGCCGGACAGGCCGGACTCGCGGTGAGTCACGAACTCGACCGAGCCGCTGTCGAACATGTCGTGCTGGAGCGCGACCGGGTCGGCGCCACGTGGGCGGATCGATGGGACAGCTTCAGGCTCGTCACGCCGAACCACACGATCCGGTTACCGGGTGGCGAGTACAGCGGCACGGAACCCGACGGGTACCTGGGCCGCGATGAGATCGGCGACCATCTCCGCGCGTACGCGGATTCCTTCGCGGCGCCGGTCGAGGAGGGCACGGCGGTCGAATCACTCCGACGCGACGCCGACAGCGCCGACAGCCCCGGCAGCGCCGGCAGCGACGGGAGCGGCGAGCGCGACGGCAGCGACGTATTCATCGCCGAGACCTCGACCGGCCGCCTCCGTGCACGACGCGTCGTCGTGTGCACCGGCGCCTACCAGCGTGAGCACCGCCCCGCCGTCATCGACGAGATCGCGCGCGAGGTGCCCGTCATCGGGGCCACGGAGTATCGTTCACCGGCCGCGACACCGGGCGGCACCGTGTTGATCGTCGGCGGCGGTCAATCAGGCTGTCAGATCGCGTCGGAGCTGGTGCACGCCGGCCGCGAGGTCGTGGTCGCCGCAAGCCGCGCGCCGGCCATGCCGCGCCGAGTGGACGGTCGTGACATCGCCGACTGGCTCATCGACCTCGGCTTCTTCGACCAGACCCTCGCCGACATGCCGTCGCCCGCCGTGCGGTTCGCGTCGAACCCGCTCGCCACGGGAGCCGGCGGGGGCCATGACCTCAACCTCCGCACACTCGCGGCCGACGGGGTACGCCTGATCGGCCATGTCACCGGCGTCGACGGCACGCGGGTCGCGGCCGCCGACGATCTCGCCGAGTCGGTCGCCGTGGGCGACGGCGCCTTCGCCGAGATCTGCTCGGCGATCGGGCGACTGTGCGCGGCGCGAGGGCTGCCGGTGCCCGGACTCCCCGAACTTCCGGCGACCGAACTCACGACCGCCGACCCGCCCGATCTCGCCGACCTCGGCCTGGTCGTCAACGCATGCGGGTTCCGCCCGGCCTACGACTGGATCGCGATCCCCGGCATCGTCGATGACATGGGATTCCCCGTGCAGGAGAACGGCGCGAGCGCGAGCGTTCCCGGACTCTTCTTCGCCGGCGTCCCGTGGATGCGCACACGCAAGTCACCGCTCCTGCTGGGTGTCGGCGAGGACGCCGAGATCGTCGTCAGGCAGCTCGCTGCTCGGTGACGCGTGACCACGCACTCGCTGAGGCATCTCGCTCCACGAGCCGCTCGACGACGGGGGCGAGTGCCGGCCGGAATGCCTCCGCCCACACCGCGTAGCCGTGGTCGTTCGGATGGAACATGTCGCGCGCGAACTGCGTCAGGATGCCGCGGAGTCCCTGTCGCCGCGTCACCTCGTGGAGCGGCGCCACGACGAGTCCGTGCTCGCGGGCGGCTGCGCGCAGCATCCGATTCGCCTCGGCGACCTTGCGTTCGTTGCGGGGCAGGTGAAAGCACGGCAGGTCGGCCACGACGGCGTGCGCGGGCAGTGCGGCGAAGAGCGAGCGGATGTCGCGGTCGAACCGCGCCGGGTTCCAGTCGGCGATGTCGTTCGCGCCGATCGAGACCGTGACCACGTCGGGCTGGAGGCGCAACAGGGTGCGGAAGCGCGGCAGCTGGTCGTGCACCGCGAGCGTGGTCGTCGCACCCGAGACGCTGAGGTTCACGACGCGCACGCTCCGGCCGGTCGCCGCGCGCAGCCCGTCGGCGAGCACACCCACGTAGCTGTGGTCGGGGCGGGAGGCGCCGATGCCCTGGGCGGTGCTGTCGCCGATCGCGACGTAGAGCAGCTCGCCCTCGGCCTTCGCATGCTCGCGCCACCACTTCGAGTGCACGGGCAGCGTGTCGTTCAGGGTCGATGCGTTCTCGAGCATGCGCGCGCGGAACGGCCGCACGCCGACCGCGCCGAGCACGGTCGACGCGGCGAGCCGGGCGCCCGCGGCGACACTCGGGCGTTGCGCGTCGAGGGGAGAGATGGAAGAGACGGTCACGAGCAGAAGCTATGCCTGCTCGCTTCGTGGGGGCTGGGTGCTGGCTGAACGTCAGCTGAGGCATCCGCTCGTTTTGGTGCTGGCGGGCGCGTCGTCTACGATTGTCCTCGGTACCGTGTCCGAGCGGCCGAAGGTGCAACTCTCGAAAAGTTGTGTGCGTGAAAGCGCACCGTGGGTTCAAATCCCACCGGTACCGCCAGATCGAAGGCCCCGACTCCCCTTGATAATACTGGGGAGGCGGGGCTTTCGTCATGTCTGGGGGAGGGCTTGCGGTAACGCAGCGGTGACAGAATTTCTCGATGCCTTGCGAGGATGGATGGCGTCGATCGGTTCAGGTGAGGCGGCCTTCTGCTGCGTCGATGATCGATGCGAACGCTGCGCTTGTGGCGCGTCGTGGGGGATTCCACTGTTCGTAGGCCAGTGATCGATGTGTCAGTGCGTGGTTTCCACCCAGCCCTTGCCCGAGTTGCCCGTCTCGTGCATCCACTCCTTGCCGCAAGCGGTGCAGCGGTAGTCCTGCTCGTCGGCGACCGTGCCCGAGCCACCGAACTGACGGAAGCCCCCGACCTGCTCGAGGCGCGCGTGCGGCGGAATGTTGCGGCCCTTCGTGCCCGTGTCGACCAGCTTCCAGCAGTCGTCGCACATCGTGTCCCGCCACCGTGAAGCCTTACCTTCACTTATGCCACTAAGTGAAGGTATGGTTGGTTCATGCCAACGGATAGCAGCGGAAGCGACTCCCGCACCTCGGTGCTGTCCTGGCCTGCCCTCGACTACGAGTTGCATCGCTGGGCGCCGCGCGCGCCCCAGATCCACTCCAACGCCGCGGTGCGTCGGCAGACAGGGCACTACCGCGCCGCAGTCACGCCTGAGATCGCCGACCTCGATGTTCGGCTCAGCGCGGAGAGCGCGCGTGACCTCGAGGAGGCAGCCGCCGCACTCGTCGCATTCGACAGCCATGCGCAGAAGACGCTCGGCATCAACAACCCCGCCTTGGGGCCGATGTCGGCGATCCTGCTACGCACGGAGAGCGCCTCGAGTTCTCAGATCGAACAACTGACAACCTCGGCGAAACAGCTCGCGCTCGCAGAGCTCGACGAAGGCAACGGCGGCGCGCACGGTTCGGGCAAAGCCAACGCGCGCACGGTGATCGGCAATGTCCGAGCAATGGAAGCCGCACTCGCGCTCGCAGATCACGTGAACGCCGAGACCATCCTCGCCATGCACTCGGCGCTGCTGCGTCACCAGTACGGCTTCGAAGACGAAGCCGGCCGATTCCGGCATGAGCAAGTGTGGATCGGCGGTGAAGGTGCCGGCCCGATCGGTGCTGAGTTCGTCGCGCCGCACCACGACCGCGTGAGGCGAGCCGTCGACGATCTCGTCGTCTTCATCGATCGCGAGGACATCCCCGTCCTTGCGCAGGTCGCGATCTCGCACGCCCAATTCGAGACGATCCACCCCTTCGTCGACGGCAACGGCAGAACCGGGCGCGCCGTGGCCCAATCGGTCATCCATCACAAGCGCCTGGTCACCAGCACCACGGTGCCGATCTCGGCAGGGCTGCTGGTCGACACCGAGCGGTACTTCGGTGCGCTCGACGCATACCGGGACGGCGACGCCGGCCCCATCGTCCGCGCCTTCGCGGATGCCTCGCGCCTGGCGGCGTTCACCGGGACGGCGCTCGTGAACGAGCTCGCCGAACAGCTCGAGATCGCTCGAGAGCAGCTCGGCGGCGTGCGTACCGATGCCGCTGCGTGGAAGCTCCTGCCCACCCTGATCGGCCAGCCGGTCGTCAACACCAGGTACCTGCAGCAACGACTCGCGATGTCGGAGGCGTCGTCGTTACGCGCACTCGACACCCTCGTCGAACGGGGCGTGCTCATCGAGCGCACCGGCTATGGGCGCAAT encodes:
- a CDS encoding amino-acid N-acetyltransferase, translating into MTEFHVRRARTSDVPKIIELVEPLVQRRILLGKERVDLYGAVQEFRVAETDDRRFVGAGALHVMWEDLGEVRTLAVDDEWLGHGVGHALLSALEGEARELGLKRLFCLTFETEFFGRRGFVDMGAETVDPAVYAELVRSNDEGIAEFLDLARVKQNTLGNTRMLKLL
- a CDS encoding pyridoxamine 5'-phosphate oxidase family protein, producing MSDARRIYTHHPEQTEIDEVLGQRLNAAVGTLNADGSVHLAYVIFLYDDGRFLIETSSVTRKAQNVASRGRATVLVQGVASTGRNLMVSAEGEGRLLEGAEAKQAIACVREKYMVPGALAGIERAWGPIDDVCLVVTPERWRSWTGTLLEEAAVKELGDDYERAWLPDD
- a CDS encoding aminotransferase class I/II-fold pyridoxal phosphate-dependent enzyme yields the protein MSVSARAAEAKASVEMVTSFFESMGDVASDPEALDFTFGNPHEMPLPGLTSAMSAQLEPRSVDWFAYKSSQRLAQEAVSAGLRAELGMDFEPDDIAMTQGAFGAISLALAMLADAGDEVVIPVPGWFCYPPMLHAANLAPVGAALDPVTFDLDIDAIAWAITPRTRLVIVNSPANPTGRVYPREAWDALAAVLEEASRTHGRRIWLVSDEPYRRIRFDGIDFASPAASYPWSVIVYSYGKVLLAPGQRLGYLALSPLLPSEERAELRSACMPVQLAIGWGFPNALMQYSAPALESVSIDIAELTRKRDRMHDALTRAGYALTRPEGTFYLWGRAPGGDGAAFCRELAAHGVYLMPGTMFDQPAHFRISLTATMEMIERALPTLVAAPEGS
- a CDS encoding dehydrogenase → MAGKARRKQAAEPMEFRSQALAEALERQDVAAVALALRHGNTVVPLVKPGPRDKPLDGGEVWTYRDAKTGEIALLLFSDAVNKPENLPPAVGLQSPAWLRTFLKRYESTITTVFLDIAGPHPMQASPAELLRALEA
- the radA gene encoding DNA repair protein RadA, which translates into the protein MARSTSTFRCTECGWSTVKWVGRCSECQQWGTVVDVAEATGIVRAVQAVQLGEARTARSIVEVQTEDAAHRPSGIGEFDRVLGGGIVAGAAILLSGEPGVGKSTLLLEVAARVAAAGRRVLYVTAEESVAQVRLRAGRTGALHDELYLAAETDLATILGQVDAVSPALLIVDSVQTVSSSLSDGLPGQPSQVREVASTLIRVAKERQLPVLLVGHVTKDGSIAGPRLLEHLVDVVCQFEGDRQNALRFVRALKNRFGPTDEVGCFEMTGEGIAEVPDPSGLFLSSGRSAVSGTCVTVALEGRRALPVEVQALVVSTKAPQPRRVVNGVDPSRVAMIIAVLERRAGFKTLGDHDVYVSTVGGVRLAEPGADLAIAVAIASAMRDRAVPHELAAFGEISLAGEVRPVSAARQRAAEAGRLGYTAILDVESGSVHAAVERAMLASTDARERELDAAF
- a CDS encoding flavin-containing monooxygenase; translated protein: MRADVDVLVIGAGQAGLAVSHELDRAAVEHVVLERDRVGATWADRWDSFRLVTPNHTIRLPGGEYSGTEPDGYLGRDEIGDHLRAYADSFAAPVEEGTAVESLRRDADSADSPGSAGSDGSGERDGSDVFIAETSTGRLRARRVVVCTGAYQREHRPAVIDEIAREVPVIGATEYRSPAATPGGTVLIVGGGQSGCQIASELVHAGREVVVAASRAPAMPRRVDGRDIADWLIDLGFFDQTLADMPSPAVRFASNPLATGAGGGHDLNLRTLAADGVRLIGHVTGVDGTRVAAADDLAESVAVGDGAFAEICSAIGRLCAARGLPVPGLPELPATELTTADPPDLADLGLVVNACGFRPAYDWIAIPGIVDDMGFPVQENGASASVPGLFFAGVPWMRTRKSPLLLGVGEDAEIVVRQLAAR
- a CDS encoding SGNH/GDSL hydrolase family protein; amino-acid sequence: MTVSSISPLDAQRPSVAAGARLAASTVLGAVGVRPFRARMLENASTLNDTLPVHSKWWREHAKAEGELLYVAIGDSTAQGIGASRPDHSYVGVLADGLRAATGRSVRVVNLSVSGATTTLAVHDQLPRFRTLLRLQPDVVTVSIGANDIADWNPARFDRDIRSLFAALPAHAVVADLPCFHLPRNERKVAEANRMLRAAAREHGLVVAPLHEVTRRQGLRGILTQFARDMFHPNDHGYAVWAEAFRPALAPVVERLVERDASASAWSRVTEQRAA
- a CDS encoding Fic family protein; its protein translation is MPTDSSGSDSRTSVLSWPALDYELHRWAPRAPQIHSNAAVRRQTGHYRAAVTPEIADLDVRLSAESARDLEEAAAALVAFDSHAQKTLGINNPALGPMSAILLRTESASSSQIEQLTTSAKQLALAELDEGNGGAHGSGKANARTVIGNVRAMEAALALADHVNAETILAMHSALLRHQYGFEDEAGRFRHEQVWIGGEGAGPIGAEFVAPHHDRVRRAVDDLVVFIDREDIPVLAQVAISHAQFETIHPFVDGNGRTGRAVAQSVIHHKRLVTSTTVPISAGLLVDTERYFGALDAYRDGDAGPIVRAFADASRLAAFTGTALVNELAEQLEIAREQLGGVRTDAAAWKLLPTLIGQPVVNTRYLQQRLAMSEASSLRALDTLVERGVLIERTGYGRNRVWQHSGIIAVLDAYAAGIRRRAQRRA